The Candidatus Poribacteria bacterium genomic sequence TTAAAAGGCAGGCCAGGAGGGATTCGAACCCCCAACATTCGGTTTTGGAGACCGACGCTCTAGCCGTTGGAGCTACTGGCCTGCAAGATTTTTGTAGCAAACGACACATCCGTTTGACGGTTAGCCCGAGGGTGTCCGCGTCATCTACTCAAAAAATTATCGCGTTTCCTTATGGGGCGTATGCTTTCGACAGAACCGACAGTATTTCTTCCGTTCATACCGAGATTGGTTTGTTCGGCGGTTTCGGGTCGTTACATAATTCCGTTGACTGCATACATCGCATGCTAATGTTACAATGTCTCTGGGCATAATAAACACTCTACTTTCAGTAAATGGAGCCGATGACCGGGATTGAACCGGTGACCTCGTCCTTACCAAGGACGCGCTCTACCGACTGAGCTACATCGGCAAAAATGAAAAAACAACACCAAGCGGGAGACGGGATTTGAACCCGCGACACATGGCTTGGAAGGCCAATGCTCTACCAGCTGAGCTACTCCCGCACAATACGAAGGATGGTGACCCGAAATCTATAGCAAAATACTTTATGGGAAATCTGTAAGTTGTGCTGTAGATCAAGCGTCCGACCAAATCCTGCTAAACGTTACCTTCGTGTAAAAACTGATGGGGGCAGATGGATTCGAACCACCGTAGGCATAGCCAACAGATTTACAGTCTGCCCTATTTGACCGCTCTAGCATACCCCCATGACAAAAAGCTGACGAGAGGAATCGAACCTCCAACCTAGTGATTACAAATCACTTGCTCTACCATTGAGCCACGTCAGCAGCACCTTTTAATTATACCCACTTTATTGGAGATTGTCAAGTGCCTTTAATTTTTTTGACGATTTTTTGGCAAGAGGTTGTTCGGAGAGAACCAATTTTCGCTGTTAGCCAGATTTAAAGCCCTTCTTCGCGCTCCTCTGCATCAGTATCTTGTTCGCGTGCGAGGAGTTCTTCATCGAATATATCACTCCCGTCGTCTGAGTCCTGTGGGTCGGTGAAAATTGACGGTGTATTCGGAACAGGAGCTTTGGCTTCGCTTTTTTCAAATTCGAGTTTACCATCGATCAATTCTTGCGTCGCAATGGCAACCGGTTTCTTCTTTTTGTCCGACGCGTTTGTAGGTGCGACAGGCAAACCGTTTGCATTTATATCTCTCGCGCGTTTCGCGGCAACGTTCACTGCGAGGTATTTATTTGATACCTGTTTTACTAAGTCTTCATTGTAAATCACTTCACTCATTTTAGTTCTCCTCAATTAAAATACAGGTTCAAACTGAAAGTATACAGGTTCAAACTGAAAGTATTATAATTATACTTAATTTTACGCGAAAGTCAAATTAAAATGAGAGAAAATTTGACAAACAAATTACAACATGTTAAAATTGAAACAGCAAATTGATGCCCATTTCAGACAAACCTCTAAGGAAACTTGTAAATGGATACAAATATCCAACCTATCCTCGAAAAATCCGTTGCGGGAGAACGGTTAGACTTTGGCGACTGTCTGACGCTTTTCAAGAGCCACGACCTACTCGCATTGGGACATGCTGCAGATGTCGTTCGGCAACGGAAACACCCCGAAGGCTACGTCACTTATATTGTCGACCGAAATATCAACTACACCAATTGGTGTTATGTTGACTGCGATTTCTGTGCTTTTTACCGCCATCGTCAGGACCCCGATGCTTATGTTATGGAACGGGAAGAACTGGGCAAAAAAATACAGGAAACGCTCGATCTTGGCGGTGAGTTGATTCTGATGCAAGGAGGTCTACACCCAAAACTCAAACTTGATTGGTACGAAGACCTCCTCCGTTGGATTAAAGCGAATTACCCCATCCACATTCACGGGTTTTCGCCCCCGGAGTTGGATTGGTTCGCCAAAATAAACCGTATGTCGTTGCGAGAGATGCTTATCCGCTTACGAGATGCCGGGCTTGATTCAATTCCGGGCGGCGGTGCCGAGATCCTCACTGAACACGCGCGCAATGAAATTAGCCCTAAAAAGTGCACCGCCGATGAATGGTTAGAAGTCATGCGTCAGGGACATCTTGTCGGACTCAAATCGAGTGCAACGATGATGTATGGACATGTAGAAAGTTATGCCGAACGCGTTGAGCACCTCGTCAGACTGCGCGATTTGCAAGATGAAACAGGCGGATTTACGGCGTTTATCTGTTGGTCTCTACAACCGGCTAACACCCGTATGGACCATATACCGCCCGCAGGGAGCTTTGAGTACCTCAAAACGCTCGCTATCTCGCGACTGTTCTTGGACAACTTCGACAACTTTCAATCCTCATGGGTAACCCAAGGTCCGAAGATCGGACAATTATCGCTTAAATTCGGGGCGAATGACATGGGAGGCACCATGATTGAGGAGAATGTTGTCAGTAAAGCAGGAACGGTCTACTGCATGCCCATCGAGGAAATTGAGCGTACTATAGCGGAACTCGGATATATTCCCAAACGTCGCAATTTCTTCTACGAACTCCTTAATTAACAGTTAACACCGGAACTCTCAACCTGACAAAGTACTGAACCACAAGGTTGAGATTCCCGTCCAGAGCTTAAGATGCCTGATACCCGTCCTAACATCCTTTTAATCACGACCGATCAACAACGCGGCGACTGCTTGGGCTTGGATCCTGACGGTCCCGACTGTTTACAGACACCAAATTTGGATTGGATCGGTCGCACCGGCACACATTTTCGCCGTGGATACGCCGAATGTCCGAGTTGTATTCCCGCTCGGCGCAGCTTGATGACCGGCACCGCGCCAGCCGCCAACGGTGGCGTTGGATATAGAGGAGCACAGTGGAATCCATCCCACACTCTGGCAGGTGAATTGTCAGCAGCCGGTTATCAAACCGAGATGATTGGAAAGCTGCATCTGAACCCACCGCATAAACGGTACGGTTTCGACCATCTGCAACTGGCTGATGCCACCCGAGGAGATAACAACGACTACGTTGACTGGTTAAAGCAATACCACAACCGCAACGACGCTCACCCAGGGGTGGCACACGGTGTTTCCGCCAACGGATGGGTTGGTCGTCCCCACCATTTACCCGAAGAACAGATGCACACCTTCTGGTGTATCGACCGCGCCCTCAATTTTCTGCAAAAGCGTGATCCGACGGTGCCTTTTTTTCTCGACATTTCCTTTATAGATCCACACCCACCGCTAACACCACCGGCTCACTACTACCAGCGTTATATCCAGCGGGACCTTCCTTCACCCGTGGTCGGTGACTGGGCACCCAAATTCGAGGGGGCTCAAAAGGGATTGGATCCAAACGCTTGGGAAATCTGTCTCGACGAACACGATATGCACTGTGCGCGTGCGGCCTATTACGGGATGATTAATTTTATTGACGATCAGATCGGTCGCCTGATCCAATCCATGGGTGGTTTGAACGACTGTTTGATTATTTTCACCTCCGACCACGGTGAAATGCTGGGCGATCACAACTTATACCGCAAAACATGGCCCTACGAAGCCTCGGCACGAGTTCCCTTTTTGATACGGGCACCGGCAAAATGGAGCTATCCGAAAGAATCCGTCTGCCAAAGTCCCGTTGGCCTGCAGGACATCATGCCCACTATTCTGGATGCAGCAGGGATTGAGATCCCCAGGATGTGCACCGGTAGAAGCCTACTACCCATCATGAGAGCGGATACTGACCAAGTACGGGACTATCTGCATGGCGAGCACTCCGGTTGTTACGATTACAACCACGGTAACCACTATGTGACCGACGGACATCACAAGTATGTGTGGTACTCTCAAACCGGTCAGGAACATCTTTTCAATCTGCGAGACGACCCACACGAAACACACGATTTGGCAAGCCTGAGCGGATCCGAAACTCTCCTAACACCTTGGCGGAATCGTTTGATCGAGTTTCTCCGCGACCGTCCGGAAGGTTTCACCGATGGCACAAATCTCATAGTCGGGCAAAAACATGATGCCTTGCTGCCGAACTATCAACCCGATGCCACCTACCCTTACTTGTAACGTGAGGTTGGATTGAATAGAATTCCGAGAAAAAGGCGAGGTTGGAAAACCTCGCCTATCTATTTCACAGGAAAACCAATTCCAATCCTGCTTGTAATAGCGCAATTCATTGCCGGTTGCTCTCACTGCGAGGCACTGCGATAAATCGTACGACTACAACCTACCCCAAAATTCAAAACGGATAGAACACCAGAATGTTTAACGATAGTCTGGATGTATCCAGAGTTCGCTCTCCTTTTTGCGGGCAGCGAACCAGTTCAAATATGCTTCTCGCTTTTTCGCTTGAATGAGTGCTTGACGGTGTCGTGCTTTCTCAGCTGGATCAGATTCAAACATTTCAACATCCGGTTCCTCACGCTCAACAAGTTGAATGATGTAAACAGCAGTGTTGCCCTCGAAGGGACCTCCGATGTCATCCACCTTCAAACGAAATGCCGCGAACATGACTTCCGCTGAATTTCCCATACCGGCGATGTAGTCACTGCTTGGACTCAACGCAAACAGATTGCTTTCTTGGACAGAAAGTCGATCTGCCGCTAAGCCTTCGGGGGTTTCATACTTCTCAAGCAAAGCGTCCAATGATGCAACATCAGCCTTTTGGTTGACAAGGTTTTGTGCATCCGTAAAAGCAAACGCCTTCGCCTTTTCGACTTTCAGATCCTCAATAACCTCCGCTTTGATTTCTGAGAAGAGTGGGATAGCTGCTGGTTTCTTCTCAAGTACCTTAGCAACGAAATAAGCCTCTACCTGTTCCCCATTTGACTTTTTCGCATCAATCACCTTTATCACGTTCACTTCTGTATCAAAGAATTCCTCGATTAACCCTTGAAATCCCCACCTTGCACCAATCTGCGGAATAGTTGTAGCATCCCGGCTGAAGAGTCCAGTTTCTAAGGCAGTGAGTGAGAGGTCCTTATAACTCTCAAGTGCGAGTGCCGCCTCATAGTCCGCAATCTCAATCTCAAACAAAAGGTCGTCCGCGATCCTCTTCGCCTCGTCAACACCACTGACTTGAACAAGCCTTTGCTGAATATCGTATTGAACCTGAGCGAAAGGTTGGACCTCTGGTGCCTTTTTCTCTTCTAATTTAATGATGTGATACCCAAAATCCGTTTCAACCAAGCCGCTGACTTCTCCCGGTTCCAGTGTATCAAAAGCCGCTTCTTCAAAGGGCTGCACCATTTCGCCACGTGTGAAGTAGTCTCCGGGTGGAAGTTTCGGGTTTCTACCTCTCAATGCCCCGCCCTGTACGCTGGAGGGACCCTCTGAATGCGTTTTCGCAAGCTCGGCGAAATCGGCACCTGCAGCGAGTTCAGCATTGATGGTTTTAAGAAGTTCCTCTGCAGCATGTTTGGTTTCCGTCTTTTGTAAATCAGTTGGGTTGTCGGGAAACTTTTTTAAGATGTGCCGTGCTTTGACCGCCTCCAGCGTTGTAAACTCCGCTTGATTTTCCTCGTAATATGCCCTAACCTCTTCATCTGAAACAAAATCAGCAGGATTCACCTTGATAAACTTTACATTTATCTGTTCTTCCGTCTTGTAGTTGTCCCGGTTTTTCTCAAAGTATGCTTCTGCTTCCGCCTCGTCAGCTTCAACTGTCGGGGTATAATCACCATGCCTAAATTCAATAAACTTGACTTTCGCCTTATCTGACTCAAGTCGATATGCTTGTTCGGCTTCAGCATCAGTTACTAATTCAAGTGCTTGAACACTGTCTCGAAGTGCAGCGGAACTAAGTTGCAAACGAACATTCTCTGTATATAGGTCTACCGCTCCGTATTGTTGATAAAGGTTGTACTGGTTGACCCGTGTTGCATCGCTTCGGATGTAGCGCTCTATCTCGGCATAACCGATATCTACACTTCCGAGAATCGTTTGTTGTACCCAACGATCAATTACATTTTTCTGCGTTTGCTCCAAGTCCGGTGCAGGACCGAACCGCTGTTGGCTCCGTCTTTGAGATTCCATGGCATTGGCAACAGCGTTTTCAAACTCTCCGCGCTTGACTTCTGTGTTATTAATCCTGAGAACGACTTCCCCCTCGGGACCTTCACCTCCACCCCGCGTGTTACTGTAGAGGAACACGGTTCCTACCAGAAACACAATGGCGATTACCCACATAAAGAGCTGCGCAATAAATTTTTCGCGTAGAAAGATAATCATGTTTTAAAGGTATCTCCTATTTTGTCTCTATTAACTAACAGGTTTTCATGTATGAAGAGATTTTTAATATTATACATGCAAACACGGTGAATGTCAAATTGCAGCACAGCCACTAATTCCTGCGATGAAGCATGATAACGTCTACCGGAAACGGATTTTGAAGCATTCATAAGAAAAATTTGCTAATTTTTCAAATATACTATATACTAATTAGCAAAAATCAAGGGTGTCGCTTGCAAACCCTCATCGAAATTTGGCAAGATACACAATGCAGATTCGGAATGCAACGGATTTTAGTCTGAAATACACCTTAGAATCGGGACAGTCATTTCGATGGACCCGGATAGACGACGCCTACCACGGCGTCGTGGAGGGACGCATCCTCAAAATTTGTCAAATAGGG encodes the following:
- the rpmG gene encoding 50S ribosomal protein L33 gives rise to the protein MPRDIVTLACDVCSQRNYVTTRNRRTNQSRYERKKYCRFCRKHTPHKETR
- the rpoZ gene encoding DNA-directed RNA polymerase subunit omega gives rise to the protein MSEVIYNEDLVKQVSNKYLAVNVAAKRARDINANGLPVAPTNASDKKKKPVAIATQELIDGKLEFEKSEAKAPVPNTPSIFTDPQDSDDGSDIFDEELLAREQDTDAEEREEGL
- the mqnC gene encoding dehypoxanthine futalosine cyclase; amino-acid sequence: MDTNIQPILEKSVAGERLDFGDCLTLFKSHDLLALGHAADVVRQRKHPEGYVTYIVDRNINYTNWCYVDCDFCAFYRHRQDPDAYVMEREELGKKIQETLDLGGELILMQGGLHPKLKLDWYEDLLRWIKANYPIHIHGFSPPELDWFAKINRMSLREMLIRLRDAGLDSIPGGGAEILTEHARNEISPKKCTADEWLEVMRQGHLVGLKSSATMMYGHVESYAERVEHLVRLRDLQDETGGFTAFICWSLQPANTRMDHIPPAGSFEYLKTLAISRLFLDNFDNFQSSWVTQGPKIGQLSLKFGANDMGGTMIEENVVSKAGTVYCMPIEEIERTIAELGYIPKRRNFFYELLN
- a CDS encoding arylsulfatase → MPDTRPNILLITTDQQRGDCLGLDPDGPDCLQTPNLDWIGRTGTHFRRGYAECPSCIPARRSLMTGTAPAANGGVGYRGAQWNPSHTLAGELSAAGYQTEMIGKLHLNPPHKRYGFDHLQLADATRGDNNDYVDWLKQYHNRNDAHPGVAHGVSANGWVGRPHHLPEEQMHTFWCIDRALNFLQKRDPTVPFFLDISFIDPHPPLTPPAHYYQRYIQRDLPSPVVGDWAPKFEGAQKGLDPNAWEICLDEHDMHCARAAYYGMINFIDDQIGRLIQSMGGLNDCLIIFTSDHGEMLGDHNLYRKTWPYEASARVPFLIRAPAKWSYPKESVCQSPVGLQDIMPTILDAAGIEIPRMCTGRSLLPIMRADTDQVRDYLHGEHSGCYDYNHGNHYVTDGHHKYVWYSQTGQEHLFNLRDDPHETHDLASLSGSETLLTPWRNRLIEFLRDRPEGFTDGTNLIVGQKHDALLPNYQPDATYPYL
- a CDS encoding peptidyl-prolyl cis-trans isomerase, whose translation is MIIFLREKFIAQLFMWVIAIVFLVGTVFLYSNTRGGGEGPEGEVVLRINNTEVKRGEFENAVANAMESQRRSQQRFGPAPDLEQTQKNVIDRWVQQTILGSVDIGYAEIERYIRSDATRVNQYNLYQQYGAVDLYTENVRLQLSSAALRDSVQALELVTDAEAEQAYRLESDKAKVKFIEFRHGDYTPTVEADEAEAEAYFEKNRDNYKTEEQINVKFIKVNPADFVSDEEVRAYYEENQAEFTTLEAVKARHILKKFPDNPTDLQKTETKHAAEELLKTINAELAAGADFAELAKTHSEGPSSVQGGALRGRNPKLPPGDYFTRGEMVQPFEEAAFDTLEPGEVSGLVETDFGYHIIKLEEKKAPEVQPFAQVQYDIQQRLVQVSGVDEAKRIADDLLFEIEIADYEAALALESYKDLSLTALETGLFSRDATTIPQIGARWGFQGLIEEFFDTEVNVIKVIDAKKSNGEQVEAYFVAKVLEKKPAAIPLFSEIKAEVIEDLKVEKAKAFAFTDAQNLVNQKADVASLDALLEKYETPEGLAADRLSVQESNLFALSPSSDYIAGMGNSAEVMFAAFRLKVDDIGGPFEGNTAVYIIQLVEREEPDVEMFESDPAEKARHRQALIQAKKREAYLNWFAARKKESELWIHPDYR